A region of Carassius auratus strain Wakin chromosome 23, ASM336829v1, whole genome shotgun sequence DNA encodes the following proteins:
- the LOC113041221 gene encoding anaphase-promoting complex subunit 10-like, which yields MATAAKTPPGTDPKQLERTGTVREIGSQAVWSLSSCKPGFGVDQLRDDNLETYWQSDGSQPHLVNIQFRRKTTVKMLCIYADYKSDESYTPSKISVRVGNNFHNLQEIRQLEMVEPSGWIHIPLLDLVNNPIRTFMIQIAVLANHQNGRDTHMRQIKVYTPVEESSIGKFPRCTTVDFMMYRTIR from the exons ATGGCAACGGCCGCTAAGACCCCCCCAGGGACAGATCCCAAGCAGCTGGAGCGCACAGGGACCGTCCGAGAGATCGGATCACAAGCCGTGTGGTCGCTGTCCTCATGCAAGCCAG GGTTCGGAGTCGACCAGCTGAGGGACGATAATCTGGAGACGTACTGGCAGTCCGACGGCTCTCAGCCACATCTAGTGAACATTCAGTTCAG GAGGAAAACAACGGTTAAAATGCTGTGTATTTATGCTGATTATAAATCGGATGAGAGCTACACTCCCAGCAAGATCTCGGTTCGAGTTGGAAATAACTTCCACAACCTGCAGGAGATCCGG CAGCTGGAGATGGTGGAGCCGAGCGGCTGGATTCACATCCCTCTGTTGGATCTGGTGAACAATCCCATCAGGACCTTCATGATCCAGATCGCCGTGTTGGCCAACCACCAGAACGGACGGGACACACACATGCGGCAGATCAAAGTCTACACGCCCGTGGAGGAGAGCTCCATCGGAAAATTCCCACGATGCACCACTGTAGACTTCATGATGTATCGCACCATCAGATGA
- the LOC113041222 gene encoding uncharacterized protein LOC113041222, whose amino-acid sequence MRTYRVLPHLFVALLFCDYGMFSTPSPSPSGMPTNAVLNISDSNTTVTTTKSITVGNGSSTVESGSGRNQPNDFNGTTESSREHSVTESQRVNGSTSAAISSTARPESTTHDVKHHTTPEKKDSTTGTGGMKAEDSTVTGGVIILVLFLLMIGSLLGLLYYLRKKTRSYSFDLTRVDVAANDYVDTPLRNDQQGISYEQTNKDLSVCADYVQEDKSEEKTDPKANGSCGEKTEEASTNDNDYQNVPEENSFSSNSSLSPPMKDEDFNLCLNLLGGESDLNDLTEAEATDTTQNENNNNFSNAGQGAAEDIFTEISLDEPN is encoded by the exons ATGCGCACTTACCGTGTACTTCCACACTTATTTG ttgCTCTTCTCTTCTGTGATTATGGGATGTTCTCCACGCCATCACCATCTCCTTCAGGGATGCCCACTAATGCAGTATTAAACATATCTGACTCTAACACTACTGTGACGACAACTAAATCTATAACAGTTGGGAATGGCTCGAGCACGGTAGAATCTGGCTCAGGGAGAAATCAGCCAAATGATTTCAATGGTACGACTGAGAGCAGTAGAGAACATTCTGTCACTGAATCTCAAAGGGTTAACGGAAGCACCAGCGCAGCGATCTCCTCAACAGCACGTCCAGAGAGCACCACACATGACGTGAAGCACCATACTACTCCAGAGAAAAAAG ATTCAACAACGGGTACAGGAG GAATGAAAGCAGAAG ATTCAACAGTAACAGGAG GTGTCATCATTTTGGTCCTCTTCTTGCTCATGATTGGTTCCCTGCTTGGCCTTTTGTATTATTTGAGAAAGAAAACAAGG AGTTACTCATTTGATCTGACTCGTGTGGACGTAGCTGCCAATGATTACGTTGACACCCCGCTCAGAAACGACCAACAAGGCATAAGCTATGAACAAACTAACAAAG atctgtctgtgtgtgcggACTACGTACAAGAGGACAAGTCAGAGGAGAAGACTGATCCCAAAGCAAATGGGTCTTGTGGAGAGAAAACTGAAGAAGCATCCACTAATGACAACG ATTATCAGAATGTTCCAGAAGAAAATAGTTTCTCTTCAAACTCGAGCTTGTCTCCACCAATGAAGGACGAGGATTTTAACCTGTGCCTGAATCTGCTCGGAGGCGAATCTGATTTAAACGATTTGACCGAAGCTGAAGCCACCGATACGACGCAAAACGAAAACAACAATAATTTCAGCAATGCCG GGCAGGGAGCAGCAGAAGATATCTTCACTGAAATCAGTCTAGATGAGCCAAACTAA